Below is a window of Ctenopharyngodon idella isolate HZGC_01 chromosome 7, HZGC01, whole genome shotgun sequence DNA.
TCAGCATTATCACTCATGTTCTCACTCAAAGTATTCACCTATAcagcattattttacattatacagTAAAGTCATCTCCAATTTCATTCTTGAAATGACGAgcttaaatggagaaaaaaaaaaaaaaaccctcaaatgTTTTATAACCTGTAGATATTGATCTGACGCTTTGGTTTGACACAAGCATCAAAACTTCTATAATACTGCTGGAAATGATCTCATTCAGATCAGTTgtggtggctcttaaaagagccgttgGGGTGTGATGCGCTGATGCGGGTTTAAGCGCGCTCTCCGCGGATGCGGCGGGCCAGCTGAATGTCCTTGGGCATGATGGTGACTCTCTTGGCGTGGATGGCGCACAGGTTGGTGTCCTCGAACAGACCGACCAAATAAGCCTCGCTGGCCTCCTGCAGGGCCATGACAGCGGAGCTCTGGAAGCGCAGATCCGTCTTGAAGTCCTGAGCGATTTCTCGCACCAGCCGCTGGAAAGGCAGTTTGCGGATCAGCAGCTCGGTGGACTTCTGATAACGGCGGATCTCTCGGAGAGCCACGGTCCCGGGCCTGTAGCGATGGGGCTTCTTGACGCCGCCGGTGGCTGGCGCGCTCTTCCGCGCTGCTTTAGTAGCGAGCTGCTTCCTCGGGGCTTTACCACCGGTGGATTTACGAGCGGTCTGCTTGGTTCTTGCCATTGCTGAACTTCTCTTCTCTCTGTCCTGCTTGTGCTGGAAATGCTGCTTTATGTCACACGCCTGCTTTTAAAGCATTGCGCGGCCATGAGCTCTAGTGACGCGAGGGGGTGTAGAGGCCTGTGATTGGCTAGTGTGTGACGTGTGCTTATGACCGCTAGCCAATGACTGCGCGTTTCCTCTTTTCAAACAAGTGGAGGGTTTCCCGCTCAAGACGCTTTGCTGCTAATATTGTATATGTAAATACCCACACAGAACAATCTAACATTTCATTTGTTTGATAAGTCATTTTCTGATTATTCACCCACTGCATGTTATTAAAAGCGATCTTTATCAGATAAAATGCGTTACTACTTTGCGTTACTACTGTGTTTAATGTTTACTTGGATTTGGCGGGTTTTTTGGTCAGCAGCACGGTAGACaactatattttcatttatagaATGGGTTGTGGGGCGTTAATGTGTCTCTAAACAATCGTAATGATCTCTATCAGACACATTAGAGACACATGCCTCTAAAACGCATCTTGCAActgctatttattttgtaactttTGATGCAgaacaaacattttgttttaatgggttatttttatttcacccACTGCGTTTGtagtattaaatattaacaaagaaaagCACTCTTCATCAGATATAAtgtgtggctcttaaaagagcctttgggtTTAAGGAAACAGACTGGAGCTCGTTTATTTGGATTTGGCGGGCTTCTCGGTCTTCTTGGGCAGCAGCACGGCCTGGATGTTGGGCAGCACGCCGCCCTGAGCGATGGTCACTCCGCCCAGAAGTTTGTTCAGCTCCTCGTCATTGCGCACCGCCAGCTGCAGGTGACGGGGAATGATGCGGGTCTTCTTGTTGTCCCGAGCGGCGTTTCCAGCCAGCTCCAGGATCTCAGCGGTAAGATACTCGAGCACAGCCGCCAGATAGACAGGAGCACCGGCACCGACGCGCTCTGCGTAGTTGCCTTTGCGGAGAAGCCTGTGAACACGACCGACGGGGAACTGCAGTCCTGCCCTGGAGGAGCGAGTCTTGGCTTTCGCTCTTGCTTTGCCGCCGGTTTTGCCTCTGCCGCTCATTTTTGGAGTTTCGTTTTTATAACTACAACCTTTACAAGGAAAATCAAGAATGAGAAATATTCCTCCACACACTGTCTTTATAGGAGAGTGCCAGTCGCCCATTGGTTTAGAGTCTGTTAAGCTTTCAACCAATCACTGAACTTCCCTCCAAAGCCCAACCCCCTTTCTGGCGGGAATAATTATGCACAAGTTTTTGTGAAACTATTGAAGTATTTGATAATTCAAATAAGAACAAAATGGATGTTATGCTGTTCCTGAAAAAGTGCTACACTTTCACACACTACAGAATTATGTTCATATTGTAATATTGGAGTTTAATCACTGTTCATATTGTTGTCTGTGGGATTGTTTGTATTGTCACAGTTCTCCAgcagtgttgtgtgtgtatattctGCAGTTATACAACAACCTATTTGGACTGTGATCACTGTATGAACCCTCATTAGTTTCATGGccatttttgattaatttttatatgtataCAAATTGTTCACTAAACATGAATATTCAAAACTCAGttattttagatataaacaACAAGTATTTTATGTTGTTCAGATTGGATGAGTCTAAGTGCTCAAAGGTCACATcttgtggcctgttgcatgaagctagttgaacaaactctgagtttcagagtaggtttagagttgacaaatccagataaatccaaacTGGTTAAGATCAGGATCAGATAttgcacaacgctcggtataaactttatctgtcaactcaggtttaatccagttTACGATTAACTCTGAAGCGCatgcacctgaaagtgtgacacgtgcggcaaacagccaatcacacggaacatACAGAGCGtccgtttgattcacttctcatGAGAGAGCCGTGCAATTCACTTCTCTTCTGAAGATTAAGAGaccattatgaaaaaaaaaaaatcatgaaattaaatgcatttacaaggcaggaataaacactgatgcagtgaaagtttgagaaggcagctgaaagaaaatatctgactatgtcaatgcatgtgaatcaaagaaatatgcctaataatttataatgtaataatttatattagattcacaaacagctcaaatgaatacacataaccttaatttgtttaaaagctttatatcgatgcatgtattatatttatatcaatttaaaaacaaagttaaatattaattgtcaaataatgtaatatatgaatatactattatatgaattatacataattaatataaatataataaataattagcagcaaaagatgagcaattttgtctctaaaatgttttcactataaactgctttaatttggagcgagagatacagggggagtggctttattgcatcagatacatgtcactttactcacagctgattggacCAGttaaacctgctccggagcaggttagccgtgtagcGTAAGTTACCATAACAATGAAacccgctaaaaaccaatccgtCTTCATGAgcccgaaaaaccagagtttactcaaactaatcttgaacttagctgggtagaaactgaaaccggctttgtgcaacaaGCCACTGGCTGTTTGCTTTCAAATTAAACAGAAATCATTAACATACACAGTTCTGCTCTTTACTCAGAGTTagtgggtggctcttaaaagagccgttgAGGAACAAACAGATTTTTACTTCTTTTTGGGAGCTGCTTTTTTAGGCTTGGCGGCTTTAGGCTTTACCGCCTTAGGTTTAGCCGCCTTGGCCTTTTTGGGACTCTTGGCTGCTTTCTTAGCGGCTGCTGGCTTCTTTGCCTTCTTGGGGCTCTTCGTCGCCTTCTTAGCGGCTGTGGCGGCGGGTTTCTTGGCCTTCTTGGGCGATTTCTTAGCGGCGGGCTTCTTTGCCGCGGCGCTCTTGGGCTTCTTGGCAGCAGCGGGTTTCTTGGCCGCGGGCTTCTTCGCTTTAGGAGCCGCTTTCTTGGCCGGCTTCTTCTTGGTCTCGGCTTGCTGCTTGTTGAGCTTGAATGAGCCCGAGGCGCCGGTCCCTTTGACCTGCACCAGAGTGCCTTTAGTCACCAAACTCTTGATGGCGATCTTGACGCGGGAGTTGTTCTTCTCCACGTCGTAGCCGTTGGCCGCGAGAGCTTTCTTCAGGGCGGCGAGGGACACGCCGCTCCTCTCCTTGGAGGCGCTCACAGCTTTGACGATGAGCTCACCGACGCCTGGACCTGCTTTCTTGGCTTTCGCAGCTGACTTCTTCTTTGGCGCTTTGGCCGGGGCGGCAGCAGCCGGGGCTGGGGCGGTTTCTGCCATCTCTCTCTGATCAGATCAAGTGTTTCACACGCTGTCTGCTTTCAGCAATGAATAGCGCTCGAGCGGCGCTGCGCTCTTAAACAACACATGAGAACCTCGTAGACTCAACCTGCCCGCTCCGTGTCTGTGCGCGTCCACGAGCCGCTCACGCTTGTGTTTTCTTCTCTTACATTTGGAGCAAAACTGGAGCGGGAAAATAGTTTGTCACAGTCAAAACAAGGTGAACAGCAAGCAGAGGTTCTGAGCTTTCATTAGAGACTAAAATACGGCAAGAGGAAATGTTTGTTTTGCCTCCGTCAGATCAAATCCGAGGCGAGCATCAGCCACGGGGAAAAGCCGCGTGTAAATTTGATGGATATTTGAAGTGTAAAAGTTGATCAAAGCCTGAACGCGTCCTCTGTGTGTTCAGAAAACAGTCTGAAAGAGACTTGAATGAAATCAGCATCAGTGAGGGGCGAGAGGAGGCTTTCATACAGCTGTTGTTTTGGGCGCTTGAAGCACATGAACATCATCTGGAGTCTGTCTGTGACTCTCATGACCCTCATCTTCACCTGCACATCATCTGtccttataataataatcatcataataAATATAGACATCTGATCACACGagtattaatgttttaacttaagtacattttcatAAGCTGGTGTACATCATGTAAAAATGTGAGTTTGTCATAATTTGTTTCTCCTGATTCGTCATTCATCTCAGTTTTCATCAGAATGAGGATTGTGTTAAAGCTCATCTGAATCAATTGCTCGTTTACATCAAGGCATATCAACTGACttaaaatgcatctttttcTCTCTATATCTTCTTTCCCTCCTTGTTCCAGCTTGTACTTTTCTGGATAATGTTTGTATTGTCATCATTTCTCATGTCATTGCCTCTTTAAGACTGTATTCCTTCATGAGTCTCTTTGGATAAaatcatctgctaaatgaacaaatgtaaataataaagcaCAGGCCACTTAATGTAATcgtgtcatattttaaaaactaaatcataaaacagtcatattttttacagaatatgtttgatatatttacactGATGTTGGGGTTTTGCTCAGACTATATAGTTCATCTCTAACCCTAAACAAACACCAGATCAATAATGAAGGTGTTCAGAATTACACCGGCAGGTTAAACTGGGATCTGTACTGAAGTCTGAACGACACGAGCTGAAGAGCTGATAATAACTACAATCATGTTCAAACATTTGGAGTTTAAACACTATATTAGTGAGGACATAAAACCAAACATACAGCATCTCTCTAACCCTGAACCAAAACTGAGACACTTCTGGCCTAAAACAACAGACTTTGTACATTGATGTCCTTAAATGgatataattttattcataaactAACAGTATCAGAGTTTACTCGGCTGGTtggattttgatgacatcaatGACACGAGGTTTTAAAGATCCAacaatttaattattgtttatatatatatatatatatatatattttttttttttttctataattaTTCTTAATAATGCAAATTACCCAAAAACTGAAGCGTAATGTTGAACTAAATGCACTTTTTGCAAACTGTCTCTGTTAacaaaaatggcatttatttttgtatgatcTACATTGTGTGTCAAAAGAAGCAGTAAATAGGCCTATGTGTGATAATACAGTAGACAACATCtaaagtggatcaaaacctttcatcaaagttgccCTAAAAcattcttcttaggacaactttgatgaacttttttgat
It encodes the following:
- the LOC127515761 gene encoding histone H1-like, with protein sequence MAETAPAPAAAAPAKAPKKKSAAKAKKAGPGVGELIVKAVSASKERSGVSLAALKKALAANGYDVEKNNSRVKIAIKSLVTKGTLVQVKGTGASGSFKLNKQQAETKKKPAKKAAPKAKKPAAKKPAAAKKPKSAAAKKPAAKKSPKKAKKPAATAAKKATKSPKKAKKPAAAKKAAKSPKKAKAAKPKAVKPKAAKPKKAAPKKK
- the LOC127515772 gene encoding histone H3-like, with the protein product MARTKQTARKSTGGKAPRKQLATKAARKSAPATGGVKKPHRYRPGTVALREIRRYQKSTELLIRKLPFQRLVREIAQDFKTDLRFQSSAVMALQEASEAYLVGLFEDTNLCAIHAKRVTIMPKDIQLARRIRGERA